In a single window of the Streptacidiphilus sp. P02-A3a genome:
- a CDS encoding DUF3533 domain-containing protein encodes MSSGLSGARRDRGFAGELRDAVTGRAALLVIGVLLLQFGFIVSYVGGLHHPYPHKASIAVAAPASAADRLVAELNALPKQPLDARTATDEAAARKQVLDQKVYSALIVRPGGSQDTLLVANARGPVLATAIQQVLTAVEAKQGRTLATEDLVPLASGDADGLSSFYLVVGWCVGGYLVASILGISAGARPANFARALIRLGVLALYSVAAGIGGAVIIGPILNALPGSILGLWGVGALLVFAVGVFTMALECLFGIVGIGLAVLLFVVLGNPSAGGVFPPPMIPPFWRAIGPWLPNGAATTVTRSIAYFNGTQITGPLLVLVVWAVVGTVVSLVVTKLRPGREDATRMPLV; translated from the coding sequence ATGTCGAGTGGGCTGAGCGGCGCGCGCCGCGATCGGGGATTCGCCGGAGAGCTCCGGGATGCGGTGACCGGGCGGGCGGCGCTGCTGGTCATCGGGGTGCTGCTGCTCCAGTTCGGTTTCATCGTGTCCTACGTGGGCGGGCTGCACCACCCGTATCCGCACAAGGCGTCGATCGCGGTGGCGGCCCCGGCGTCGGCCGCCGACCGGCTGGTGGCGGAGCTGAACGCGCTGCCCAAGCAGCCGCTGGACGCCCGGACGGCGACCGACGAGGCGGCGGCGCGCAAGCAGGTGCTGGACCAGAAGGTCTACTCGGCGCTGATCGTGCGTCCGGGCGGTTCCCAGGACACGCTGCTGGTGGCCAACGCCCGGGGGCCGGTGCTGGCCACCGCGATCCAGCAGGTGCTCACCGCCGTCGAGGCGAAGCAGGGCCGCACCCTGGCGACCGAGGACCTGGTGCCGCTGGCCTCGGGCGACGCCGACGGCCTGTCCTCCTTCTACCTGGTGGTCGGCTGGTGCGTCGGCGGCTACCTGGTCGCCTCGATCCTGGGCATCAGCGCCGGGGCGCGCCCGGCGAACTTCGCCCGGGCGCTGATCCGGCTGGGCGTACTGGCGCTGTACTCGGTGGCGGCCGGGATCGGCGGCGCGGTGATCATCGGCCCGATCCTGAACGCGCTGCCGGGCAGCATCCTCGGACTGTGGGGCGTGGGCGCGCTGCTGGTGTTCGCGGTGGGGGTGTTCACCATGGCGCTGGAATGCCTGTTCGGCATCGTCGGCATCGGCCTGGCGGTGCTGCTGTTCGTGGTGCTCGGCAACCCGAGCGCGGGCGGGGTGTTCCCGCCGCCGATGATCCCGCCGTTCTGGCGGGCGATCGGCCCCTGGCTGCCGAACGGCGCGGCGACCACGGTGACCCGTTCGATCGCCTACTTCAACGGGACGCAGATCACCGGGCCGCTGCTGGTGCTGGTCGTCTGGGCGGTGGTCGGGACGGTCGTCTCGCTGGTGGTCACCAAGCTGCGGCCGGGTCGCGAGGACGCGACGCGGATGCCGCTGGTGTAG
- a CDS encoding ROK family transcriptional regulator: MPSVDRHPDERGPASQQGMRRQNLALVLGAVAARAPLSRADAAAVTGLTRAAVSSLVVELMRDGLVVELGPAPSGRVGRPGNALSLSPTGPAGLGLEVGVGQLAACVVDLSGEVRAQARIAVDNRERPAAAVLAELTGLAEGVVAEARRSGLRPVGATLAVPGLVDDGANTVVRAPNLGWSELRLPGTLLGLPLGVQNEANLGALAELWRGGALDVVHVSAEAGIGAALLVGGRLFRGARGFAGELGHVPVHPDGPACACGSHGCLEQYAGERAVLAAAGLDLPPADRIAALARHAAAGEPRVLAALEQAGTALGTALAGAVNLVDPAAVVLGGAYAELGDWLLPGMRRELAARVRVRPWSDEALSVSALGRRGPLLGAALVTIRRILEDPGAPALLGP; this comes from the coding sequence ATGCCGAGTGTTGACCGCCACCCCGACGAGCGCGGTCCGGCCTCGCAGCAGGGCATGCGTCGGCAGAACCTGGCGCTGGTGCTGGGCGCGGTCGCCGCGCGCGCCCCGCTGTCGCGGGCCGACGCCGCCGCCGTCACCGGGCTCACCCGGGCCGCCGTCTCCAGCCTGGTGGTGGAGCTGATGCGGGACGGCCTGGTGGTCGAGCTCGGCCCGGCCCCGAGCGGGCGGGTCGGACGGCCCGGCAACGCGCTGTCGCTCAGCCCGACCGGCCCGGCCGGGCTCGGCCTCGAAGTCGGCGTCGGGCAGCTGGCGGCCTGCGTGGTCGACCTCAGCGGCGAGGTCAGGGCGCAGGCGCGGATCGCGGTCGACAACCGCGAGCGCCCGGCGGCGGCGGTACTGGCCGAGCTGACCGGGCTGGCCGAGGGCGTGGTCGCCGAGGCGCGGCGGTCCGGACTGCGCCCGGTCGGCGCGACCCTGGCCGTCCCCGGCCTGGTGGACGACGGCGCGAACACCGTCGTGCGCGCCCCCAACCTGGGCTGGAGCGAACTGCGGCTGCCGGGGACGCTGCTCGGGCTGCCGCTGGGGGTGCAGAACGAGGCCAACCTCGGCGCGCTGGCCGAGCTGTGGCGCGGCGGCGCGCTGGACGTCGTCCACGTCTCGGCGGAGGCCGGCATCGGCGCGGCGCTGCTGGTCGGCGGGCGGCTGTTCCGGGGGGCGCGCGGCTTCGCCGGGGAGCTCGGACACGTCCCGGTGCACCCCGACGGGCCCGCCTGCGCCTGCGGGTCGCACGGCTGCCTGGAGCAGTACGCGGGCGAGCGGGCGGTGCTGGCCGCCGCCGGGCTCGACCTGCCCCCGGCGGACCGGATCGCGGCGCTGGCACGGCACGCCGCCGCCGGTGAGCCCCGGGTACTGGCGGCGCTGGAGCAGGCCGGGACGGCCCTGGGCACCGCCCTGGCCGGGGCCGTCAACCTGGTGGACCCGGCGGCGGTGGTCCTCGGCGGCGCCTACGCGGAGCTCGGTGACTGGCTGCTGCCGGGGATGCGGCGGGAGCTGGCGGCCCGGGTCCGGGTCCGGCCCTGGTCGGACGAGGCGCTGTCGGTCTCGGCGCTGGGACGGCGCGGGCCGCTGCTGGGCGCGGCGCTGGTGACCATCCGCCGGATCCTGGAGGACCCGGGCGCCCCCGCGCTGCTCGGCCCGTAG